The Candidatus Lernaella stagnicola genome includes a window with the following:
- a CDS encoding phosphatase PAP2 family protein: protein MSWRQWLRRNQEPFWAVVLFGLWVGGYYLVGSFFDPNEAYSLSTFADENVPFVPLMIFPYLALYSVFLLPFFLVRGKEFFRVCALSYITVMVFSYLIFWGFPVIMNRAEFEVVDFATWAVATVYAGDVPANCFPSMHAAMSMMAALTIYHVDRRRGMIVLGVTILIGFSALMVKQHYIADILAGWAVALMTFYAYFQQRVQDIISRDLRRVPQAIDHYIDEVLERRLDSLIERKVDEKLRDVLPDYDPDRRDSPQKKDPSL, encoded by the coding sequence ATGAGTTGGCGCCAATGGCTACGCCGCAATCAGGAGCCTTTCTGGGCGGTGGTGTTATTCGGCCTGTGGGTGGGCGGTTACTACCTGGTCGGCAGCTTTTTCGATCCGAACGAGGCGTATTCTCTCAGCACCTTCGCCGATGAAAACGTGCCCTTCGTTCCCCTCATGATTTTCCCTTATTTGGCGTTGTATTCAGTATTCTTGCTGCCCTTCTTTTTGGTGCGCGGCAAAGAGTTCTTTCGGGTTTGCGCGCTGTCCTACATCACCGTGATGGTGTTCTCGTATCTGATTTTCTGGGGTTTTCCCGTCATCATGAACCGGGCCGAATTCGAGGTGGTCGACTTCGCCACCTGGGCGGTGGCTACGGTGTACGCCGGGGATGTGCCGGCCAATTGTTTTCCGAGCATGCACGCGGCGATGTCGATGATGGCCGCGCTGACGATCTACCACGTTGATCGCCGCCGGGGCATGATCGTATTGGGCGTGACGATCTTGATCGGCTTTTCCGCGTTGATGGTCAAACAGCATTACATCGCCGACATTTTGGCCGGGTGGGCCGTGGCGTTGATGACCTTTTACGCCTATTTCCAGCAGCGCGTGCAGGATATTATCTCCCGCGACCTGCGACGCGTGCCGCAGGCGATCGACCACTATATCGACGAGGTTTTGGAGAGGCGTCTGGACTCGTTGATCGAGCGCAAAGTGGACGAAAAGCTGCGGGATGTTCTCCCCGATTACGACCCGGACCGCCGCGACTCCCCGCAAAAAAAAGACCCCTCGCTTTGA